TAATAGCTTCTTTTATTTTCTGAATTTGATTTGAATCTAATTCATTTTCAGAAACATATTCAATCTCGAAAGAATCTAATTTTGTTTGTTTGATGATAAATTCTTTGACATTTCCATCATCTTCAATGATGCTTTTGGTTACATAATAAAAGGTCAAACCAGGAGATTTTTTTCCGCTTGGTAAGATTGCAACATCATTTGTTCTTCCAATTAATTTCTTAAGAATTGGTTTTTGTGGCGTACTTTTTTCGTCTAAAATTCCAATATCGCCAATATCATATCTGATAAAAGGATTTGCTTTATTAAAGAGAGAAGTAATCACAATTCGGCCTTCTTTCCCGTAAGGAAGAACATTATTATTATCGTCTAAGATTTCTATAAAAAGCGTTTCTGCGTTAATTTGCCATTCGCCTTGAGGATTTTCAAAAGCAATTAAATCAAGTTCTGATGCTCCATATTCATTGATTATCGGAATGCCAAATTGCTTTTCTAAAAGTTTTTTATCCGATTCAAAAAGCATTTCCGAAGTAACAAAACAAGCTTTTAAGGTTGGACAGATTTCTTTTAATACGATATTTTTCTTTTCTAAATATTTAGCAAATAAAACAATCGAGCTCGTATAACCATTGACATAATCGAATTTTTTCGTTTTGAATTTTTTTAGAAATTTCTCTAAGACTTCATCAGATAAATCGAAAACCGGAAATCGAAAACGACCACTTAAAAAATCTTTAAAACGCTCTTTATGATATCCAATAAAATCCATTGGAATACCATAGAAACGAGCTTGATACGAATGATTAAAATCAATCTCAAACCAACCAAAACGCATAATATTTGATGCCCAGGTTAAGGCGTGAGAATATTTATCTTTTGCAAAAACAAAAGGTGTTCCACTGGATCCGGAAGTTTTGTTGAGGTAAACATTTTTTAATGCATAACCTCTTGAAAGTCTTTCGCTAAGTGGTTTTTGCAAATTTTGTTTGTTCAGAATAGGTAAATCTTCCCATTTCAAATCTGTTTTATTCCCGACTAATTCTTTGTAGAAAGAGTTATTTTCTAAATGAAAAGCGACAATTTCTTCTTTTTTATTCTGCAGAAAAAGAGTGTATTCTTTTTCGGATAAATTTACGATTTGGTTCAATTCGGCTTTAGCTTTCTTTATTGGAAAACCATTTAATTGAAGCGAAATGTCGAAAAGAGAAATCATTTATGGGTTGAATTTTCGTCAAAAATAATATTATCCCATTACTAACAGAGAAGAATCACGAACTTTTTAAGATTTAATTATTTTTTACGTACAAAAGCAATTATTTTTGCACCACAACTAAATACAACTATAACATGACAATTTTACTATTAGGATCAGGAGGAAGAGAGCATGCTTTTGCGTGGAAAATGATTCAGAGTCCGCTTTGCGAAAAACTTTTTGTTGCACCAGGAAATGCAGGAACGGCTGCTATTGCTACAAACGTTGCAATGTCTCCAACTGATTTTGATGCTATTAAAGCATTTGTACTGCAGGAAAACGTAAAAATGGTTGTTGTAGGACCAGAAGATCCGTTGGTAAAAGGGATTTACGATTATTTTAAAAATGACGAAAGTTTACAACATATTCCGGTTATTGGACCATCAAAATTAGGGGCACAATTAGAAGGAAGTAAAGAATTTGCAAAAGAATTCTTGATGAAACACAACATTCCAACAGCAGCTTACGACAGTTTTACTGCAGAAACTGTTGAAAACGGATGTGCGTTCCTAGAAACTTTACAACCTCCATATGTTTTAAAAGCAGATGGTTTAGCAGCTGGAAAAGGTGTTTTGATTATTCAGGATCTTGAAGAGGCAAAAACAGAATTGAGAAACATGTTGGTTCATGAAAAATTTGGAGCAGCAAGTTCAAAAGTAGTTATTGAAGAATTTCTTGACGGAATCGAATTAAGCTGTTTCGTTTTAACTGACGGAAAAAGCTATAAAATTCTTCCAACTGCAAAAGATTACAAACGTATTGGTGAAGGTGATACAGGATTAAATACAGGTGGAATGGGAGCAGTTTCTCCAGTTCCTTACGTTGACGCTGTTTTGATGGAAAAAATCGAAACTCGTATCGTAAAACCAACAATTGAAGGTTTCCAAAAAGACGGAATAGAATATAAAGGTTTTGTATTTATTGGTTTGATTAATGTAAAAAATGAGCCAATTGTTATTGAATACAATGTGAGAATGGGTGATCCGGAAACAGAAGTTGTGGTTCCAAGATTAAAATCTGATTTGGTTGCATTGTTTCAGTCCGTTGCAGATCAAAAGTTAGATACTTTCGAATTAGAAGTTGATCCAAGAAGTGCAACTACGATTATGGTAGTTTCTGGTGGATATCCTGAAGATTTTGAAAAAGGAAAAGTAATTACAGGATTAGAAAATATTACAGATTCTATAGTTTTTCACGCAGGTACAAAATTAGAGGACAATAATGTCGTTAGTAATGGAGGACGTGTATTGACTGTAACATCTTATGGGGACGATTTCCAACAGGCCATAAAAAAATCTTACCAAAATATAGATAAACTAAATTTTGATAAGATGTATTTTAGAAAAGATATCGGCTTCGATCTAATATAAAATGAATTCTCTAACCCTTTTCGAAGGGTTAGATACTTTTTATTTTAAAAAAGAGTGAGCAGTAGTATCTTGGTTTTCTGTTCCAGCAGCATCAAATATGCGTAATTGTTTAATCCAATAAACGATTGCACATGTACAGATGATCATAAAAATCCAGTTAATTGTGTTTGCACCAAACCAAGTAATTAGTTCTAAATGACGTAAAAAGTCAAGAGGAGCAAATAAAATGTTAACGAATAAGTATTGTATTCCTTCAAAAAAAGCTGTCATAATTTATAAAATTATATGTTATTTATTGTTTTGTAACGCATTGAAGTTAAAATTCAATTAATAGAATCTTTTTTCAACTTGTTGGTTTTTCCTTTTAAACAAGTATTATATTTACAATCACAAAAGTATAAAATATCCTTATGATAACAAGTGTTTTTAAAAAATCTACGCCATTAAATTATTCATTGGTCGTAATTTTAATACTGGTTTTCTTTTTCCTGTTCCAAATCCAAGAACCTTCCTGGATTAATAATTACTTTTTGGGATTTCAAAAAGTTAGTTTATTGTGCTTTATATTGGCCTCTTTTTTTATGATTAATTTTATTGTAAAAAAGAACGGGCTCAGTAAAGACAATGGTTATGCGATATTTTTCTATTTGTTGTTTATATTGTTTTTCCCTACAATATTTAATAATCCGAATGTAATTTATGCCAACTTTTTTCTTTTATTGGCGTTGCGACGATTGATTTCATTACAATCATTGAAAGCTTCTAAAGAAAAAATATTTGATGCTTCTTTTTGGATTTTTGTAGCTGCTTTATTTCAATTTTGGAGTATTCTCTTTATTATTTTAGTATTTATATCAATTGTTTTTCACGTTTCAAGAGATTATAGAAACTGGGTTTTACCATTTATAGCGCTTCTGGCTGTTTCGATCGTCTTTTTAATGGTGTCATTAATCTTTCATATTAATGCTATTGAATTTTTCGAAAAAAGAGCAGTAATTGATTTTAGCATTGATTATTTTAAGAATAATTACGAAAACGGAGCACTTTCTATCTACGTTGCAATATCCTTATTTTTTGTGGTTTCAATGTTAATGACATTATCAAACAGACCGCAAATTGTACATACTTCGTATAAAAAAGTGATTGCATGTTTTTTTATTGCTGTGGCTGTTTATATCATTTCGCCTGACAAAAGCAATGATTTATTGTTGTTTAGTATTGCACCTTTAACGATTATGGCGGCAAGTCATGTAGAATATATGCAGCAAAAACTCAATAACGAAATTGTTTTTTATGTGTTGATTTGCTGCAGTTTATTTACCTATTTTTCTCAATTATAGTTTACTTCCATAAGCAAGATCACCGGCATCGCCAAGACCTGGAATGATGTAGTTTTTCTCATTTAATTTCTCATCAAGAGAAGCAACCCATAAATGGCAATTATCAGGAAGGTTTTTTTCAAGAAAAGCAATTCCTTCCGGAGCAGCTATAACAACGACGATATGAATCTCTTTTGGAGTTGCGTTTTGAACTAATTTTTCATGCACAGCAACTATCGATTGTCCCGTTGCTAACATTGGATCAAGAAGTAAAACAGTTTTATCATTTATGTTTGAAAGCGCTTGATATTCAACCCGAATTTCAAATTCAGCATCATTATTTGGATGATATCTGCAAGCCGAAACAAAGCTATTTTCGGCATGATCAAAATAGTTTAGAAAACCATTGTGTAAAGGTAAACCCGCTCTAAGAATTGAACATAAAACCAAATCACTTTCGATTTCGGTTGTTTTTTTAATACCAAGCGGAGTTTGTATATCGACGTTTTTATAAGACAGATCTTTGCTCAGTTCATACGCCATAATTTCACCAATTCGTTCTATATTTCTTCTAAAACGCATACTGTCGTTCTGAACATTCACATTTCTGATTTGACTTAAAAAGTGGTTTAATACGCTATTATTTTCAGATATATAATGGATTTTCATAATAAAATTTTAGAATTATCAATGGTTACAGTACGATAACGAAAAAATCATCGTTTTATTCGCAGTATAAAAGTATAAAAAGTATCTTTGTAACTCTAACAAATAAAGACATGTTTTCAAAATTAGCATATTCAGTTTTCGAACAAAGCATCAAAGATTATCATCAATTTGATAATGTTGATCAACCTATAAACAATCCATATCCAAAGGATAAATTCGAACATTTATTATATCTAAAAAATTGGATTGACACTGTTCAATGGCATTTTGAGGACATTATTCGTGATCCGCAAATTGATCCTGTAGCAGCATTGACTTTAAAAAGAAGAATCGATGCCTCTAATCAGGAACGTACTGATATGGTGGAATATATCGATAGTTATTTTTTAAAAAAATACAGCGATGTAAAAGTAAAAGATGGTGCAAAAATCAACTCTGAAAGTCCTGCTTGGGCTTTTGACAGATTGTCTATTTTGGCTCTAAAAATTTATCATATGCATGAAGAAGCTACTCGTGCTGAAGCTTCGCAAGAACATAGAGATAAATGTCAGGAAAAATTAAACATCCTTTTAGAACAAAGAAGTGACTTGTCTACTGCAATTGATGATTTGCTTACTGACATTGAAAATGGAGATAAATTCATGAAAGTGTACAAACAAATGAAGATGTACAATGACGATGAATTGAATCCTGTTTTATATCAAAATAAAAAATAATTGGCAGAATTGTCCAATAAAATTAAGCATATAGCCGTCATGAGACTATCCGCAATGGGAGATGTCGCCATGACGGTTCCTGTTTTACGCGCTTTTGTAAAGCAGTATCCAGACGTTAAACTGACAGTAATTTCACGTCCGTTTTTTAAGCCATTTTTTGACGGAATTCCGAATTTGGAGTTTTTTGCTTTTGATGAAAAAGAGCGTCACAAAGGTTTTGCGGGACTTTTGAGATTATTTGGAGATGTAAAAAAACTCAAAATTGATGCTTTCGCAGATCTTCACAATGTTTTGAGATCTAAAATTGTGAGTTTACTTTTCGCTTTAAGCGGAAAAAAAAGAGCAACTGTTGATAAAGGAAGAGAAGGCAAAAAAGAGCTAACTCGTGCCGAAAATAAGATATTCAAACAATTGCCAACAATGTTCGAAAGACACGCAAAAGTGTTCGAAGAACTTGGTTTTTCTTTAGATTTATCAGACCCGACTTTTCCTGAAAAGGCAATTTTAAGTTCAGATATCTTAGAAATAATCGGAGATAAAAATCAAAAATTAATCGGTATTGCACCTTTTGCACAATATGATTCTAAGGTTTATCCGCAGGATTTAATGCAGGAAGTTATTGCAAAATTGGCTGAAAATAAAGAGTATAAAATATTGCTTTTTGGTGGCGGAAAGAAAGAAATTGAAATATTGGATTCTCTTTCTCAACCATTTGAAAATGTAATAAATATGGCTGGAAAAATTAAATTTCAGCAGGAATTACAATTGATAAGTAATCTCGATGTTATGCTTTCCATGGATTCCGGAAATGCTCATATTGCAGCAATGTTGGGTGTAAAAGTGATTACGCTTTGGGGCGCAACACATCCATATGCTGGATTTTTACCTTTCAATCAAAGTCTCGAAAATGCTTTAACTTCAGATAGAAACCAATATCCACAATTGCCAACATCGGTTTATGGAAATAAGATCGTTGAAGGTTATGAAGATGCTATGAGAAGTATTTCTCCAAAAGATATCGTTGAAAAAATACAATTAAGCATATAATCCATCTAAATCATGAAGAAAATAGCCTACTGTTTTCTTCTTGTTTTTATTGGCAACAATTACAACAAATTCATTTTCTTTTTCTGTAGACAGCAAAATGTGTTCAAAATCTTCAGTTGAATTTCTGTAGATTTTATGCACCAATTTTGATTCTTTAATTTTGTTCGATATTACCTTAGCAGCTTTCAGTTTACTTATATAAGGCCAGAAATTAAAAATATTTTGGTCAGAAGCTGTTATTTCAGTCATTTTACCAATCATCGTTGCGTTATACTTTTCTTGGCTAAGTAATTTTGGACCTTTTTTATTTCGTTGTTTTTTAATTATAAAGTAAACACAAAATAAAGCTGTTACTACAAAAATTGCTATAAATGATAAACGAAGGAAGTGATGCATTGTCATAATATTTAATATTTAAACGTGTTGACAAATCTGATTTAGCTCTACAAATCTCAAAAAAGAAGAGATTGCGATTACTGTAATTTCACCTCTAATATAATCAAAATTTAGCAATATTTTAATAAAATTTTGGTTTTATTGTAATTTGATTATAACCAAATTTTCTCGTCTTTACATCTGCTATAAATATAACTTTTAAGATTTGAAATGGTTTCTTGATAATTAGGGACTTCATATCCAAATCGCTCATGTTCCATTTGTTCTTTTTCAATAGCATTACAACCTTTTATAACTTCTCTGAGCATATCCAGCATAGCGAGTTCTTTATTGTTGGTTTTCTGAAATTTAAACTCAACAATTTCATCTTGAAGTTCTTCGCAATATTCCACAAGTCTCTCAACTTCAGGTTCGTCTAAAAGATATTCTTTCGTTTTAAAAATTTCTCGTACAGATTTCATAAAAAATAAATTTCAAATTCTAATTTGACAAAGATTACAATAAGAATCAAACAAAAAAAATTCCAAATCCCAATTTTAAAGTTGGAACTTGGAATTTAAATATTTTAGAATTTTAACGACTACACGTCATCATAATCTACATAAATAGACTCTGATGTTGGATGCGCCTGACAAGTTAATATTAGACCTGAAGCGATTTCTTTATCTGTCAAAATTGAGTTTTTAGTCATTTCTGCAGTTCCAGAAGTTACACGAGCAAGACAACTGCTGCAAATTCCACCTTGGCAAGAATATGGAGCGTCAATTCCTTGTTTTAAGGCTGCATCTAAAATGGTCTGTTTTTGAGACATTTCGAATGTAACTTCATCATTGTCAACCAAAACAGTAATTTTTGTATGTCCTTCTAGCGAATTATGGATTTGATTTTCTTGTGTTGAAGATGTAAAAAGTTCAAATTTAATTGCTGATTCTTTTACGTTTTTCTCTTTCAAAACATTAGAAACTGTATTGATCATTTCCTCTGGACCGCACAAGAAAAATTTATCAAACTGAAGTTCTTTATGCTTGTTATTCAACACATAATTTACTGCAGATTTCTCAATTCTTCCAAACAATGCATTTTCGGCTTTAGCCTGACTAAAGACATAATGAACAAATAAACGACCTACATATTGCAATTGTAAATCATGTAATTCCTGATGAAAAATAGTTTCTTCAGGAGTTTTATTTCCGTAAACTAATACGAATGAGCTTTTTGGTTCACTTTTTAAAACTGATTTCAAAATAGAAAGAACTGGTGTAATACCACTTCCGGCAACAAAAGCTGCATAGTTTTTTTGTCTTTCAGCATCTGGTTCAAAAGTAAATTTTCCTTCTGGATGACCTACTTCAAGAACGTCTCCGGCTTTTAATCTTGTGTTTGCAAATTGAGAAAACAAACCATTTTTAACTGCTTTTACGGCAATTCTTAATTCGCCGCTTTCTGGTGCAGAACAAATAGAATAAGCACGTCTAATTTCTTGATTATCAAGAGTTAATTTTAGATTTATGTATTGTCCGGCTATAAATTTATAGTCTGGTTTTAGTTCTTCCGGAACATTAAAAAGTACAGAAACGGCGTCGGTTGTTTCGCGTTTTACCTCTTTAATTATGAGTTTTAAAAATGAAGGCATGATTGTATATTTTATGCAAAAGTAGCAAACCACTATTAAATGACGGGTACGAAATTATTTTTTTTAACTTTTTTTGTAACGTTTTCTTACATTTGGTCTCTTACTACAAAACTTAAAACCAATTAACCATGATTAAAAAGTTTATTTATCTCGAATGGAAGGCCTTTACCAGATCCGCATCGTTTGGTAAAAGTGTAGCAATGAAGATAGTAATAGGGTTCTTTATGATTTATTTTTCGCTGCTTTTTATTGCCGGAGGAGTAGGAGTATTTTATATCCTTAAGGAAATGAAGCTCGAGCCTTTTGAAACGATTAATAAGTTCCTGATTTATTATTTCATGTTCGATTTGATAATTCGATTATTATTGCAAGCGATTCCGGTTCTGAATATTAGACCATTATTAG
This genomic window from Flavobacterium sp. 9 contains:
- the upp gene encoding uracil phosphoribosyltransferase; the encoded protein is MKIHYISENNSVLNHFLSQIRNVNVQNDSMRFRRNIERIGEIMAYELSKDLSYKNVDIQTPLGIKKTTEIESDLVLCSILRAGLPLHNGFLNYFDHAENSFVSACRYHPNNDAEFEIRVEYQALSNINDKTVLLLDPMLATGQSIVAVHEKLVQNATPKEIHIVVVIAAPEGIAFLEKNLPDNCHLWVASLDEKLNEKNYIIPGLGDAGDLAYGSKL
- a CDS encoding glycosyltransferase family 9 protein; its protein translation is MRLSAMGDVAMTVPVLRAFVKQYPDVKLTVISRPFFKPFFDGIPNLEFFAFDEKERHKGFAGLLRLFGDVKKLKIDAFADLHNVLRSKIVSLLFALSGKKRATVDKGREGKKELTRAENKIFKQLPTMFERHAKVFEELGFSLDLSDPTFPEKAILSSDILEIIGDKNQKLIGIAPFAQYDSKVYPQDLMQEVIAKLAENKEYKILLFGGGKKEIEILDSLSQPFENVINMAGKIKFQQELQLISNLDVMLSMDSGNAHIAAMLGVKVITLWGATHPYAGFLPFNQSLENALTSDRNQYPQLPTSVYGNKIVEGYEDAMRSISPKDIVEKIQLSI
- a CDS encoding DUF6427 family protein, which gives rise to MITSVFKKSTPLNYSLVVILILVFFFLFQIQEPSWINNYFLGFQKVSLLCFILASFFMINFIVKKNGLSKDNGYAIFFYLLFILFFPTIFNNPNVIYANFFLLLALRRLISLQSLKASKEKIFDASFWIFVAALFQFWSILFIILVFISIVFHVSRDYRNWVLPFIALLAVSIVFLMVSLIFHINAIEFFEKRAVIDFSIDYFKNNYENGALSIYVAISLFFVVSMLMTLSNRPQIVHTSYKKVIACFFIAVAVYIISPDKSNDLLLFSIAPLTIMAASHVEYMQQKLNNEIVFYVLICCSLFTYFSQL
- a CDS encoding uracil phosphoribosyltransferase, with amino-acid sequence MTAFFEGIQYLFVNILFAPLDFLRHLELITWFGANTINWIFMIICTCAIVYWIKQLRIFDAAGTENQDTTAHSFLK
- a CDS encoding DUF4254 domain-containing protein is translated as MFSKLAYSVFEQSIKDYHQFDNVDQPINNPYPKDKFEHLLYLKNWIDTVQWHFEDIIRDPQIDPVAALTLKRRIDASNQERTDMVEYIDSYFLKKYSDVKVKDGAKINSESPAWAFDRLSILALKIYHMHEEATRAEASQEHRDKCQEKLNILLEQRSDLSTAIDDLLTDIENGDKFMKVYKQMKMYNDDELNPVLYQNKK
- a CDS encoding phenylacetate--CoA ligase family protein yields the protein MISLFDISLQLNGFPIKKAKAELNQIVNLSEKEYTLFLQNKKEEIVAFHLENNSFYKELVGNKTDLKWEDLPILNKQNLQKPLSERLSRGYALKNVYLNKTSGSSGTPFVFAKDKYSHALTWASNIMRFGWFEIDFNHSYQARFYGIPMDFIGYHKERFKDFLSGRFRFPVFDLSDEVLEKFLKKFKTKKFDYVNGYTSSIVLFAKYLEKKNIVLKEICPTLKACFVTSEMLFESDKKLLEKQFGIPIINEYGASELDLIAFENPQGEWQINAETLFIEILDDNNNVLPYGKEGRIVITSLFNKANPFIRYDIGDIGILDEKSTPQKPILKKLIGRTNDVAILPSGKKSPGLTFYYVTKSIIEDDGNVKEFIIKQTKLDSFEIEYVSENELDSNQIQKIKEAITLYLEPNLNFTFTRKTVLERTNRGKLKQFKSYL
- the purD gene encoding phosphoribosylamine--glycine ligase yields the protein MTILLLGSGGREHAFAWKMIQSPLCEKLFVAPGNAGTAAIATNVAMSPTDFDAIKAFVLQENVKMVVVGPEDPLVKGIYDYFKNDESLQHIPVIGPSKLGAQLEGSKEFAKEFLMKHNIPTAAYDSFTAETVENGCAFLETLQPPYVLKADGLAAGKGVLIIQDLEEAKTELRNMLVHEKFGAASSKVVIEEFLDGIELSCFVLTDGKSYKILPTAKDYKRIGEGDTGLNTGGMGAVSPVPYVDAVLMEKIETRIVKPTIEGFQKDGIEYKGFVFIGLINVKNEPIVIEYNVRMGDPETEVVVPRLKSDLVALFQSVADQKLDTFELEVDPRSATTIMVVSGGYPEDFEKGKVITGLENITDSIVFHAGTKLEDNNVVSNGGRVLTVTSYGDDFQQAIKKSYQNIDKLNFDKMYFRKDIGFDLI
- a CDS encoding ferredoxin--NADP reductase; the encoded protein is MPSFLKLIIKEVKRETTDAVSVLFNVPEELKPDYKFIAGQYINLKLTLDNQEIRRAYSICSAPESGELRIAVKAVKNGLFSQFANTRLKAGDVLEVGHPEGKFTFEPDAERQKNYAAFVAGSGITPVLSILKSVLKSEPKSSFVLVYGNKTPEETIFHQELHDLQLQYVGRLFVHYVFSQAKAENALFGRIEKSAVNYVLNNKHKELQFDKFFLCGPEEMINTVSNVLKEKNVKESAIKFELFTSSTQENQIHNSLEGHTKITVLVDNDEVTFEMSQKQTILDAALKQGIDAPYSCQGGICSSCLARVTSGTAEMTKNSILTDKEIASGLILTCQAHPTSESIYVDYDDV